The following proteins are co-located in the Citrobacter freundii ATCC 8090 = MTCC 1658 = NBRC 12681 genome:
- the can gene encoding carbonate dehydratase, whose amino-acid sequence MKDIDTLISNNALWSKMLVEEDPGFFETLTHAQNPRFLWIGCSDSRVPAERLTGLEPGELFVHRNVANLVIHTDLNCLSVVQYAVDVLEVEHIIICGHYGCGGVQAAIENKEQGLIDNWLLHIRDIWFKHSSLLGEMPQERRMDTLCELNVMEQVYNLGHSTIMRSAWKRGQKVTIHGWAYGIHDGLLRDLDVTATSRETLEQRYRQGLSNLSQKHSNHK is encoded by the coding sequence ATGAAAGACATAGATACACTCATCAGCAACAATGCACTATGGTCAAAGATGCTGGTAGAAGAGGATCCCGGATTTTTTGAAACGCTGACGCATGCACAGAATCCGCGTTTTCTATGGATTGGATGTTCCGATAGCCGCGTTCCCGCTGAACGATTAACCGGTCTTGAACCGGGCGAATTATTTGTTCACCGCAATGTTGCCAATCTGGTTATTCACACTGACCTGAACTGTCTCTCAGTCGTTCAGTATGCGGTGGATGTGCTGGAAGTGGAACATATTATTATATGCGGCCACTACGGATGCGGCGGCGTCCAGGCGGCGATTGAAAATAAAGAACAAGGGCTGATTGATAACTGGTTACTGCACATCCGCGATATCTGGTTCAAACACAGCTCACTGCTGGGCGAAATGCCGCAGGAACGTCGCATGGACACCCTATGCGAACTGAATGTCATGGAGCAGGTCTACAACCTCGGCCACTCAACCATTATGCGTTCAGCCTGGAAGCGCGGTCAGAAAGTTACCATTCACGGCTGGGCTTACGGTATTCATGACGGTCTATTGCGCGATCTCGACGTCACCGCCACCAGCCGCGAAACGCTGGAGCAGCGCTATCGCCAGGGGTTGTCTAACCTGAGTCAGAAACACAGCAACCATAAATAA
- a CDS encoding ABC transporter ATP-binding protein has translation MTIALELQQLKKTYPGGVQALRGIDLQVEAGDFYALLGPNGAGKSTTIGIISSLVNKTSGRVSVFGYDLEKDTVNAKRQLGLVPQEFNFNPFETVQQIVVNQAGYYGVEHKEAVKRSELYLKQLDLWEKRNERARMLSGGMKRRLMIARALMHEPKLLILDEPTAGVDIELRRSMWGFLKDLNDKGTTIILTTHYLEEAEMLCRNIGIIQHGELVENTSMKGLLSKLKSETFILDLAPKSPLPKLDGYQYRLVDTSTLEVEVLREQGVNSVFSQLSAQGIQVLSMRNKANRLEELFVSLVHEKQGDRA, from the coding sequence ATGACCATTGCTCTGGAACTTCAACAACTTAAAAAAACCTATCCCGGTGGCGTTCAAGCGTTACGCGGGATAGATTTGCAAGTCGAAGCGGGTGATTTTTATGCGCTTTTGGGACCGAATGGCGCAGGAAAGTCCACCACCATTGGAATAATCAGCTCGCTAGTGAACAAAACCTCCGGGCGGGTGAGCGTCTTCGGATACGATCTCGAAAAAGATACGGTTAACGCGAAACGCCAGCTTGGTCTGGTACCGCAGGAGTTTAACTTTAACCCGTTTGAAACCGTGCAGCAGATCGTGGTCAACCAGGCGGGTTACTACGGCGTTGAGCATAAAGAGGCGGTCAAACGCAGCGAATTATATTTAAAGCAGCTCGATTTATGGGAAAAACGTAACGAGCGTGCGCGCATGCTTTCCGGCGGGATGAAACGCCGCCTGATGATTGCTCGAGCTCTGATGCACGAGCCAAAATTACTCATCCTGGATGAACCAACGGCGGGTGTCGACATTGAACTGCGTCGTTCAATGTGGGGCTTTTTAAAGGATTTAAACGACAAAGGCACCACCATTATTCTGACCACTCACTACCTCGAAGAAGCAGAAATGCTGTGTCGTAATATCGGCATTATTCAGCACGGCGAGTTGGTGGAAAACACCTCGATGAAGGGTCTGCTCTCCAAGCTGAAATCCGAGACCTTTATCCTCGATCTGGCGCCGAAAAGCCCGCTGCCGAAACTGGACGGTTATCAGTACCGGCTGGTCGACACTTCCACGCTGGAAGTGGAGGTGCTGCGTGAACAGGGGGTTAACAGCGTCTTCTCTCAGCTGAGCGCGCAGGGCATTCAGGTATTGAGTATGCGTAACAAAGCGAACCGACTGGAAGAACTGTTTGTTTCTCTGGTTCATGAAAAACAAGGAGATCGCGCATGA
- a CDS encoding ABC transporter permease — protein sequence MMQLYWVALKSIWAKEIHRFMRIWVQTLVPPVITMTLYFIIFGNLIGSRIGEMHGFSYMQFIVPGLIMMAVITNSYANVASSFFSAKFQRNIEELLVAPVPTHVIIAGFVGGGVARGLCVGILVTAISLFFVPFQVHSWVFVALTLMLTAVLFSLAGLLNAVFAKTFDDISLIPTFVLTPLTYLGGVFYSLTLLPPFWQGLSHLNPIVYMISGFRYGFLGIHDVPLVTTFGVLVVFIAAFYLLCWYLIQRGRGLRS from the coding sequence ATGATGCAACTTTATTGGGTGGCGCTGAAAAGCATCTGGGCGAAAGAAATCCACCGCTTTATGCGTATCTGGGTTCAGACTCTGGTTCCCCCCGTCATCACCATGACGCTCTATTTTATTATCTTTGGTAACCTGATCGGCTCGCGTATCGGCGAAATGCATGGTTTTAGCTACATGCAGTTTATCGTGCCAGGGCTGATTATGATGGCGGTGATCACCAACTCGTACGCAAACGTGGCATCGTCATTCTTCAGCGCTAAGTTTCAACGCAATATTGAAGAGCTGCTGGTTGCCCCGGTACCAACGCACGTGATCATCGCCGGTTTCGTTGGCGGCGGCGTGGCACGTGGCTTGTGTGTAGGCATTCTGGTAACGGCTATTTCACTGTTCTTCGTGCCTTTCCAGGTGCATTCCTGGGTCTTTGTGGCGCTTACGCTGATGTTAACGGCGGTACTGTTCTCGCTGGCCGGTTTGCTGAACGCTGTCTTTGCTAAAACCTTTGACGATATCAGCCTGATCCCAACCTTCGTACTGACACCACTGACCTATCTGGGTGGCGTGTTCTATTCGCTAACGCTGCTGCCACCGTTCTGGCAGGGGCTGTCGCATCTGAACCCGATTGTCTACATGATTAGCGGTTTCCGCTACGGCTTTCTGGGGATTCATGATGTTCCGCTGGTCACCACGTTTGGTGTGCTGGTGGTGTTTATCGCTGCGTTTTATTTGCTGTGCTGGTACCTGATTCAGCGCGGACGCGGCCTACGCAGCTAA
- a CDS encoding PTS sugar transporter subunit IIA — protein MLGWVITCHDDKAQDMLHRLEKKYGPLAQCQAVSFWRGLSSNMLSRMMCHALHATDSGEGVVFLTDMAGAAPYRVASLMSHKHPQCEVISGISYPLLERMISSRESLSSSAFRDCIVALGGPEVSSLWHQQQKNPPFVLKHDLYEY, from the coding sequence ATGTTAGGTTGGGTAATTACCTGTCATGACGATAAGGCACAGGATATGCTGCATCGTCTGGAGAAAAAGTACGGCCCGTTGGCCCAATGTCAGGCGGTAAGTTTTTGGCGTGGACTCAGCTCGAATATGCTAAGCCGCATGATGTGCCATGCTCTGCATGCTACAGATTCAGGTGAGGGTGTGGTATTCCTGACGGATATGGCTGGGGCTGCGCCTTACCGTGTAGCGTCGTTAATGAGTCATAAACATCCCCAGTGTGAAGTGATTTCAGGTATCAGCTATCCATTGCTTGAGCGAATGATTTCGTCACGGGAATCGCTGAGCAGTTCTGCGTTTCGGGATTGCATCGTCGCACTTGGAGGCCCCGAAGTCTCCAGCCTCTGGCATCAACAACAAAAAAATCCCCCCTTCGTATTGAAGCATGATTTGTATGAGTATTAA
- a CDS encoding polysaccharide deacetylase family protein, whose amino-acid sequence MVMRVLLVLLLLFSGSVAAALPARYMQTTEAAAVWAQIGNKMVTVGNIRAGQILAVEPIAADYYEFSFGFGTGFIDKGHLEPVQGRQKVDDGLGDLNKPLSNQSLITWKDTSVYNAPDVGSAPFGVLADNLRYPIISKLKDRLNQTWYQIRIGGRLAYVSALDAQEDNGIPVLTYHHILRDEENTRFRHTSTTTSVRAFSNQMAWLQDRGYTTLTMYQLEGYVQNKMNLPARAVVLTFDDGLKSVSRYAYPILKQHGMKATAFIISSRIKRHPQKWDPKSLQFMSLSELNEIRDVFDFQSHTHFLHRVDANRRPILLSRSYHNILFDFARSRRALSQFNPHVLYLSYPFGGYNATAVKAAGDAGFHMAVTTVRGKVKPGDNQFLLKRLYILRTDSLETMSRLIVNQPQG is encoded by the coding sequence ATGGTTATGCGCGTTCTGCTTGTTTTATTGCTCCTGTTTTCTGGCAGCGTCGCTGCGGCTTTGCCTGCTCGTTATATGCAAACCACCGAAGCCGCCGCCGTATGGGCGCAGATTGGCAATAAGATGGTGACGGTTGGGAATATTCGCGCCGGGCAGATCCTCGCTGTTGAGCCTATTGCGGCAGACTATTACGAATTTTCCTTTGGTTTTGGCACCGGGTTTATTGATAAGGGACACCTGGAGCCCGTTCAGGGGCGGCAGAAAGTCGATGATGGTCTGGGCGATCTCAATAAACCGCTCAGTAACCAAAGTCTGATAACCTGGAAAGATACATCGGTTTATAACGCTCCGGATGTCGGTAGCGCCCCGTTTGGCGTGCTGGCGGATAATCTGCGTTATCCGATTATCAGCAAGCTTAAAGACCGACTCAACCAGACCTGGTACCAGATTCGCATTGGTGGCCGACTGGCCTATGTTAGCGCGCTGGATGCGCAGGAAGACAACGGCATCCCGGTGTTAACCTACCATCATATTTTGCGCGATGAAGAGAATACCCGCTTTCGCCATACCTCCACCACAACCTCCGTACGCGCTTTCAGCAACCAGATGGCCTGGCTTCAGGATCGCGGCTACACCACGTTGACGATGTATCAACTGGAAGGCTACGTGCAGAATAAAATGAATCTCCCGGCGCGGGCGGTGGTGCTGACTTTTGATGATGGTCTCAAGTCAGTGAGCCGTTATGCTTACCCCATTTTGAAGCAGCACGGCATGAAGGCCACGGCGTTTATCATCTCCTCACGCATCAAGCGCCACCCGCAGAAGTGGGATCCGAAATCGCTGCAGTTTATGAGTCTTTCTGAACTGAACGAGATCCGCGACGTGTTCGACTTCCAGTCGCATACCCATTTTTTGCATCGGGTTGATGCGAATCGCCGGCCGATCCTATTGAGTCGCAGCTATCATAATATTCTGTTCGATTTCGCCCGTTCGCGCCGGGCATTGTCCCAGTTTAATCCTCATGTTCTGTATCTTTCGTATCCGTTTGGGGGTTATAACGCCACGGCGGTAAAAGCAGCAGGCGACGCGGGATTCCACATGGCGGTCACCACGGTGAGAGGGAAGGTTAAGCCGGGAGATAATCAGTTCTTATTGAAAAGGCTTTATATTTTAAGGACGGATTCGCTGGAGACGATGTCGCGGCTGATAGTCAATCAGCCGCAGGGGTAA
- the panD gene encoding aspartate 1-decarboxylase: MIRTMLQGKLHRVKVTQADLHYEGSCAIDQDFLDASGILENEAIDIWNVTNGKRFSTYAIAAERGSRIISVNGAAAHCADVGDIVIIASFVTMSDEEARTWRPKVAYFEGDNEMKRTAKAIPVQVA, from the coding sequence ATGATTCGCACCATGCTGCAAGGCAAGCTCCACCGCGTAAAAGTCACGCAGGCGGACCTGCATTACGAAGGCTCCTGCGCCATCGACCAGGATTTCCTCGATGCCTCAGGTATTCTGGAAAACGAAGCTATTGATATCTGGAACGTAACCAACGGTAAACGTTTCTCAACCTATGCAATTGCGGCTGAACGCGGCTCCAGAATCATCTCGGTGAACGGAGCAGCGGCGCATTGCGCTGATGTTGGCGATATTGTAATTATCGCCAGCTTCGTCACCATGTCTGACGAAGAAGCCCGCACCTGGCGTCCGAAAGTGGCCTATTTTGAAGGCGACAACGAGATGAAGCGCACCGCGAAAGCTATTCCGGTACAGGTTGCCTGA
- the panC gene encoding pantoate--beta-alanine ligase, with the protein MLIIETLPLLRQHIRRLRQEGKRIALVPTMGNLHDGHMKLVDEAKARADVVIASIFVNPMQFDRPDDLVRYPRTLQEDCEKLNKRKVDYVFAPAVEEIYPQGLEGQTFVEVPGLSTMLEGASRPGHFRGVSTIVSKLFNLIQPDLACFGEKDFQQLALIRKMVADMGYDIEIVGVPIIRAKDGLALSSRNGYLTAEQRKIAPGLHKVMNSIAEKLIAGNRELQEIIAIAEQELNEKGFRADDIQIRDADTLLELTETSKRAVILAAAWLGQARLIDNQSVTLAQ; encoded by the coding sequence GTGTTAATTATTGAAACCCTGCCGCTGCTGCGCCAGCATATTCGTCGTCTGCGTCAGGAAGGTAAACGCATCGCACTGGTTCCCACCATGGGAAATCTGCACGACGGCCATATGAAGCTGGTCGATGAGGCAAAAGCCCGGGCTGATGTGGTAATCGCCAGCATTTTCGTCAACCCGATGCAGTTTGACCGACCGGACGATCTGGTGCGTTATCCGCGCACACTGCAGGAAGATTGTGAAAAGCTGAACAAGCGCAAAGTCGATTATGTTTTTGCACCAGCCGTTGAGGAAATCTATCCACAGGGTCTGGAAGGCCAGACTTTTGTTGAGGTTCCCGGTCTCTCCACCATGCTGGAAGGTGCCAGCCGTCCGGGCCATTTCCGTGGCGTTTCCACTATCGTCAGCAAGCTGTTCAACCTTATCCAGCCTGACCTCGCCTGCTTCGGCGAGAAAGATTTCCAACAGTTGGCGCTGATCCGCAAAATGGTGGCGGATATGGGTTATGACATTGAGATCGTTGGCGTGCCGATTATTCGCGCCAAAGACGGCCTGGCGCTTAGCTCACGTAACGGTTATCTGACCGCAGAACAGCGTAAAATTGCGCCGGGTCTGCACAAAGTGATGAATAGCATCGCAGAAAAACTGATTGCGGGTAATCGTGAGTTGCAGGAGATTATTGCTATTGCCGAGCAGGAGCTGAATGAAAAAGGCTTCCGCGCCGACGATATTCAGATTCGTGATGCCGACACGCTGCTGGAGCTGACGGAAACCAGCAAACGCGCGGTGATTCTGGCTGCCGCCTGGCTGGGTCAGGCGCGTCTGATCGATAATCAAAGCGTTACATTAGCCCAGTAG
- the panB gene encoding 3-methyl-2-oxobutanoate hydroxymethyltransferase: MKPTTISLLQKCKQEKKRFATITAYDYSFAKLFADEGINVMLVGDSLGMTIQGHDSTLPVTVDDIAYHTRAVRRGAPNCLLLSDLPFMTYATPEQAFENAAVVMRAGANMVKIEGGAWLVDTVKMLTERAVPVCGHLGLTPQSVNVFGGYKIQGRGDAGQVLLDDALALEAAGAQLLVLECVPVELAKRVTEALSIPVIGIGAGNVTDGQILVMHDAFGITGGHIPKFAKNFLNEAGDMRAAVRQYMTEVESGVYPGEEHSFH, encoded by the coding sequence ATGAAACCCACTACCATTTCACTGCTGCAGAAATGCAAGCAAGAGAAAAAACGCTTCGCGACAATTACCGCCTACGACTACAGCTTTGCCAAACTATTTGCTGACGAGGGCATTAACGTGATGCTGGTTGGCGACTCGCTGGGCATGACGATCCAGGGACATGACTCCACTCTGCCTGTCACCGTTGACGATATCGCCTACCACACTCGCGCTGTGCGTCGCGGCGCCCCTAACTGTCTACTGCTTTCCGATCTCCCATTTATGACGTACGCCACCCCGGAACAGGCGTTTGAAAACGCCGCGGTGGTTATGCGTGCGGGCGCCAACATGGTCAAAATTGAAGGCGGCGCGTGGCTGGTTGATACGGTGAAAATGCTCACCGAACGCGCCGTACCGGTTTGCGGCCATCTGGGGTTAACTCCGCAGTCGGTGAACGTGTTTGGCGGCTATAAAATTCAGGGCCGCGGCGATGCCGGACAAGTGCTGCTGGATGACGCGCTGGCCTTAGAAGCCGCTGGCGCTCAGCTGTTGGTGCTGGAGTGCGTGCCGGTTGAGTTGGCGAAGCGCGTCACTGAAGCACTTTCTATTCCGGTTATCGGTATTGGCGCAGGTAACGTCACGGACGGGCAAATTCTCGTCATGCACGATGCGTTTGGCATTACCGGTGGTCATATCCCGAAATTTGCGAAGAATTTCCTCAATGAAGCAGGCGACATGCGCGCCGCAGTGCGGCAGTATATGACTGAAGTGGAGTCCGGCGTTTACCCGGGCGAAGAACACAGCTTCCATTAA
- the folK gene encoding 2-amino-4-hydroxy-6-hydroxymethyldihydropteridine diphosphokinase has translation MTVVYIAIGSNLASPLEQVNAAVQAIGEIPDSRIVAVSSFYRTPPLGPQDQPDYLNAAVALDTALAPEALLDHTQRIELQQGRVRKAERWGPRTLDLDIMLFGDEVINTERLTVPHYDMKNRGFMLWPLFEIAPELIFPDGIRLHQHLTHLGTAKPAHW, from the coding sequence GTGACCGTCGTTTATATCGCCATCGGCAGTAATTTAGCTTCTCCCCTGGAGCAGGTGAATGCTGCCGTGCAAGCGATCGGCGAAATCCCTGACAGCCGTATCGTTGCGGTTTCTTCGTTTTATCGTACCCCCCCGTTGGGTCCACAGGATCAGCCCGACTATCTGAACGCCGCCGTGGCTCTGGATACCGCTCTCGCCCCCGAAGCGTTGCTGGATCATACCCAGCGAATTGAACTGCAACAGGGCCGGGTGCGCAAAGCTGAACGCTGGGGACCGCGAACGCTGGATCTGGATATTATGTTGTTCGGCGATGAAGTGATTAACACGGAACGTTTAACCGTGCCGCACTACGACATGAAAAATCGTGGTTTTATGCTGTGGCCGTTATTCGAAATTGCGCCTGAGCTTATTTTTCCGGATGGAATCAGACTGCATCAGCACCTCACCCATCTTGGTACTGCAAAACCTGCACACTGGTAA
- the pcnB gene encoding polynucleotide adenylyltransferase PcnB produces MFTRVANFCRKVLSREEREAELAVARPHMTVIPREQHSISRKDISENALKVMYRLNKAGYEAWLVGGGVRDLLLGKKPKDFDVTTNATPDQVRKLFRNCRLVGRRFRLAHVMFGPEIIEVATFRGHHEGSEADRTTSQRGQNGMLLRDNIFGSIEEDAQRRDFTINSLYYSVADFTVRDYVGGMQDLEEGIIRLIGNPETRYREDPVRMLRAVRFAAKLDMRISPETAEPIPRLATLLNDIPPARLFEEALKLLQAGYGYETYKKLREYSLFQPLFPTITRYFTEDGDSPMERIIAQVLKNTDNRINNDMRVNPAFLFAAMFWYPLLEAAQKIAQESGLAYYDAFALAMNDVLDEACRSLAIPKRLTSLTRDIWQLQLRMSRRQGKRAWKLMEHPKFRAAYDLLALRAEVEHNAELQRLAKWWGEFQVSAPPEQKGMLNELDEEPDVRRRHRRPRKRAPRREGSA; encoded by the coding sequence ATTTTTACCCGAGTCGCTAATTTTTGCCGCAAGGTGCTAAGCCGCGAGGAGCGCGAGGCTGAGCTCGCCGTCGCCCGTCCACATATGACGGTAATTCCGCGTGAGCAGCACTCTATCTCCCGCAAAGATATCAGTGAAAATGCCCTGAAGGTAATGTACAGGCTCAATAAGGCCGGATACGAGGCATGGCTGGTTGGCGGTGGTGTACGCGATCTTTTGCTGGGCAAAAAGCCGAAAGATTTTGATGTCACTACTAACGCAACGCCGGATCAGGTGCGTAAACTGTTTCGTAACTGTCGCCTGGTCGGTCGCCGTTTCCGTCTGGCTCATGTCATGTTCGGTCCAGAAATTATCGAAGTGGCGACGTTCCGCGGCCATCATGAAGGCAGCGAAGCCGATCGTACCACGTCGCAACGCGGGCAAAACGGTATGTTGCTGCGCGACAACATCTTCGGCTCCATTGAAGAAGATGCCCAACGTCGCGATTTCACGATAAACAGCCTGTATTACAGCGTGGCCGATTTCACCGTGCGTGATTACGTCGGCGGTATGCAGGACCTCGAAGAGGGCATCATTCGCCTGATCGGTAATCCGGAAACGCGCTATCGCGAAGATCCCGTGCGTATGCTGCGCGCCGTGCGCTTTGCCGCCAAGCTCGACATGCGTATCAGCCCGGAAACCGCAGAGCCGATCCCGCGTCTGGCAACGCTGCTGAACGACATTCCTCCCGCACGCCTGTTTGAAGAAGCACTTAAGCTGTTACAGGCGGGCTATGGGTATGAAACCTATAAAAAACTGCGTGAGTACAGCCTGTTCCAGCCGCTGTTCCCAACCATTACACGCTACTTCACCGAAGACGGTGACAGCCCGATGGAACGCATTATCGCTCAGGTGCTGAAGAATACCGATAACCGCATTAACAATGATATGCGCGTTAACCCGGCGTTCTTGTTCGCCGCGATGTTCTGGTATCCGTTACTGGAAGCCGCGCAGAAAATTGCGCAAGAAAGCGGTTTGGCCTACTACGACGCTTTCGCGCTGGCAATGAACGACGTGCTGGACGAAGCCTGCCGCTCGCTGGCGATCCCGAAACGTCTGACCTCGCTAACCCGCGATATCTGGCAGTTGCAATTACGTATGTCCCGTCGTCAGGGTAAACGCGCCTGGAAGCTGATGGAACATCCAAAGTTCCGCGCAGCTTATGACCTGTTAGCACTGCGTGCCGAAGTAGAACACAACGCTGAACTGCAACGACTGGCGAAATGGTGGGGTGAATTCCAGGTTTCCGCGCCGCCGGAACAAAAAGGCATGCTGAACGAACTGGATGAAGAGCCTGACGTACGCCGTCGCCATCGCCGCCCGCGTAAGCGTGCGCCGCGTCGCGAAGGTAGCGCGTGA
- the gluQRS gene encoding tRNA glutamyl-Q(34) synthetase GluQRS gives MSDSHYIGRFAPSPSGELHFGSLIAALGSYLQARARRGIWRVRIEDIDPPREVPGAADTILRQLEHYGLHWDGDILWQSQRHEAYREALTWLHQQDLSYYCTCTRARIQSVGGIYDGHCRELRLGPEQAAVRIKQRHPVMQFTDRLRGVIQADPQLAGEDFIIHRRDGLFAYNLAVVVDDHFQGVTEIVRGADLIEPTVRQISLYQQFGWQAPDYIHLPLALNEQGAKLSKQNHAPALPQGDPRPVIIAALRFLGQRADIPWQEMRVDQILEFAVENWRLTTVPESAILNPAFSNAPR, from the coding sequence ATGAGCGATTCACACTATATTGGCCGCTTCGCCCCTTCCCCCTCCGGCGAACTGCACTTCGGTTCACTGATTGCCGCCCTCGGCAGTTACCTGCAGGCTCGTGCCCGGCGCGGAATCTGGCGAGTACGCATTGAAGATATTGATCCCCCTCGTGAAGTTCCCGGTGCCGCAGATACGATCCTGCGTCAGCTGGAACATTACGGCCTGCACTGGGATGGCGATATTTTATGGCAATCCCAACGCCACGAAGCCTACCGCGAGGCGCTTACCTGGCTGCATCAGCAAGATCTGAGCTATTACTGCACCTGCACGCGAGCGCGTATTCAAAGCGTCGGCGGTATTTACGACGGTCACTGCCGTGAGTTACGCCTCGGGCCAGAACAGGCGGCCGTCCGTATTAAACAACGCCATCCCGTGATGCAGTTTACTGACCGGCTACGCGGTGTGATTCAGGCTGACCCGCAACTTGCTGGTGAAGATTTTATCATCCACCGCCGCGACGGGCTGTTTGCCTATAACCTCGCCGTGGTAGTTGATGACCACTTTCAGGGCGTAACGGAGATTGTTCGCGGCGCCGATCTCATCGAACCCACGGTGCGGCAAATCTCTTTGTATCAGCAGTTTGGCTGGCAAGCGCCTGACTATATTCATCTTCCGCTGGCGCTCAACGAACAAGGCGCTAAACTTTCAAAACAAAATCATGCACCTGCGCTACCACAAGGCGATCCGCGCCCGGTGATTATTGCCGCGCTACGCTTTCTCGGCCAGCGTGCCGATATCCCGTGGCAGGAGATGCGTGTGGACCAGATCCTGGAGTTTGCCGTTGAGAACTGGCGTCTGACAACAGTGCCAGAATCAGCGATCTTAAATCCGGCATTCTCAAATGCGCCACGCTGA
- the dksA gene encoding RNA polymerase-binding protein DksA: MQEGQNRKTSSLSILAIAGVEPYQEKPGEEYMNEAQLSHFRRILEAWRNQLRDEVDRTVSHMQDEAANFPDPVDRAAQEEEFSLELRDRERKLIKKIEKTLKKVEDEDFGYCESCGVEIGIRRLEARPTADLCIDCKTLAEIREKQMAG, from the coding sequence ATGCAAGAAGGGCAAAACCGTAAAACATCGTCCCTGAGTATTCTCGCCATCGCTGGGGTGGAGCCGTACCAGGAGAAACCGGGCGAAGAGTATATGAACGAAGCCCAGCTGTCGCACTTCAGGCGTATTCTTGAGGCATGGCGTAATCAACTTAGGGATGAAGTTGATCGCACCGTATCTCATATGCAAGACGAAGCGGCTAACTTCCCTGATCCGGTGGACCGCGCCGCGCAGGAAGAAGAATTCAGCCTTGAGCTGCGTGACCGTGAACGCAAACTGATCAAAAAGATCGAGAAGACGCTGAAGAAGGTAGAAGACGAAGATTTCGGCTACTGCGAATCGTGCGGCGTAGAAATTGGTATTCGCCGTCTGGAAGCGCGTCCGACAGCCGATCTGTGTATCGACTGCAAAACGCTGGCAGAAATCCGCGAAAAACAGATGGCAGGTTAA
- the sfsA gene encoding DNA/RNA nuclease SfsA, which produces MQFSPPLQPATLIQRYKRFLADVITPDGSTLTLHCPNTGAMTGCATPGDTVWYSTSENTKRKYPHTWELTQTQSGAFICVNTLWANRLTKEAIQQSLISEVSGYSVLKSEVKYGAEGSRIDFLLQADSRPDCYIEVKSVTLAEKEQGYFPDAITERGQKHLRELMSVAAEGKRAVIFFAVLHSAITRFSPAHHIDAKYAQLLVEAQLKGVEILVYKAELSAHGMTLKEPLPITL; this is translated from the coding sequence ATGCAATTTTCTCCACCTTTACAACCTGCAACGCTCATCCAGCGCTACAAGCGTTTTTTAGCGGATGTGATCACACCGGATGGCTCAACGTTAACGTTACACTGCCCAAATACTGGCGCGATGACCGGATGCGCCACCCCGGGTGATACCGTCTGGTATTCGACATCAGAAAATACTAAACGGAAATATCCACATACCTGGGAATTAACGCAAACCCAATCCGGGGCATTTATTTGTGTTAACACGCTGTGGGCCAATAGATTAACGAAAGAGGCGATTCAGCAGTCGCTAATTTCAGAAGTTTCAGGCTACAGCGTCTTGAAAAGTGAAGTAAAATACGGCGCCGAAGGGAGCCGTATCGACTTTTTGTTACAGGCAGATTCCCGACCTGACTGCTATATTGAAGTGAAATCAGTCACGTTGGCGGAAAAAGAGCAGGGTTATTTTCCCGATGCCATCACTGAACGAGGTCAGAAGCATCTTCGGGAATTGATGAGCGTAGCGGCTGAAGGCAAGCGGGCAGTGATATTTTTCGCCGTGCTGCATTCAGCTATTACACGGTTTTCACCCGCGCACCATATCGATGCAAAATATGCGCAATTATTAGTTGAAGCACAGCTTAAGGGGGTAGAAATTCTGGTTTATAAAGCGGAACTTTCTGCCCATGGCATGACTCTTAAAGAGCCGTTGCCCATTACCTTGTAA